Proteins encoded by one window of Pseudonocardia sp. HH130629-09:
- a CDS encoding IS3 family transposase (programmed frameshift), whose amino-acid sequence MPKKIDPAVRSQAVRLVTEHRSAYSTERAVHVQVAESLGVSRESVRRWVSQHDVDTGVVAGVTSDDREELRRLRAENKRLREVNEVLKSATNFLRGGARPPKPLIVAFVDQMRAAGHAVESILAALNTLGLTIAARTLRAWCARTGTRNGAAGRVAARTVTDALVEDAVRAAAFTTNRAGEPVLAPEGLYGRRKMLALIRRTVLPEAGFGAVDRAMRSVGLAGVVRGKRPRTTIPDSTAQRAADLLDRNFTASAPDSKWVTDFTYVRTYQSFTYVAFIVDCFSQKIVGWHAALTRDVELVDVPLRMALWRRAHEGKAVARDQLICHSDAGSQYTSLRFTEHLHLEGIRPSVGSVGDAYDNALMETINGLYKAECIRTRVFHDGPYRTIADVEYATASWVEWYNNRRLHSSLGMISPTEFEAAHYADTEPSAR is encoded by the exons GTGCCCAAGAAGATCGACCCAGCGGTTCGGAGCCAGGCTGTGCGTCTGGTGACCGAGCATCGTTCGGCGTACTCGACCGAGCGTGCCGTGCATGTCCAGGTCGCTGAGTCACTCGGGGTGTCGCGTGAGTCCGTGCGTCGCTGGGTGTCCCAGCACGACGTCGACACCGGCGTCGTAGCGGGCGTGACCAGCGATGACCGCGAGGAGCTGCGGCGGTTGCGGGCGGAGAACAAGCGCCTGCGCGAGGTCAACGAGGTCCTCAAGTCGGCGACGA ATTTTCTTCGTGGGGGAGCTCGACCCCCGAAACCGCTGATCGTCGCGTTCGTCGATCAGATGCGGGCTGCTGGTCATGCCGTCGAGTCGATCCTTGCTGCCCTCAACACCCTGGGGCTCACGATCGCGGCACGAACCTTGCGGGCCTGGTGCGCTCGGACCGGCACCAGGAACGGCGCCGCCGGCCGGGTCGCGGCCCGGACCGTCACCGACGCCCTGGTCGAAGACGCCGTCCGTGCGGCGGCGTTCACCACCAACCGCGCCGGCGAACCGGTGCTGGCCCCAGAGGGACTTTATGGGCGTCGCAAGATGCTGGCCCTGATCCGTCGAACGGTGCTGCCCGAGGCTGGGTTCGGAGCGGTCGACCGGGCGATGCGCTCGGTGGGGCTGGCCGGAGTGGTCCGCGGGAAACGGCCGCGCACGACCATCCCGGACTCGACCGCCCAGCGGGCCGCTGATCTGCTCGACCGCAACTTCACCGCCTCAGCACCCGACAGCAAGTGGGTCACCGACTTCACCTACGTGCGCACGTATCAGTCGTTCACCTACGTGGCGTTCATCGTGGACTGCTTCTCGCAGAAGATCGTGGGCTGGCACGCCGCGCTCACTCGTGACGTCGAGCTGGTGGACGTGCCGTTACGGATGGCGCTGTGGCGACGTGCCCACGAGGGCAAAGCCGTGGCCCGGGACCAGCTGATCTGCCATTCCGATGCCGGGTCGCAATATACGAGTCTGCGGTTCACCGAGCACCTGCACCTCGAGGGCATACGGCCCTCGGTCGGCAGCGTCGGCGACGCCTACGACAACGCCCTGATGGAGACCATCAACGGCCTCTACAAGGCCGAATGCATCCGCACCCGAGTCTTCCACGACGGCCCCTACCGCACGATCGCCGACGTCGAGTACGCCACCGCCAGCTGGGTCGAGTGGTACAACAACCGCCGACTGCACTCAAGTCTGGGCATGATCAGCCCCACCGAGTTCGAGGCAGCCCACTACGCTGACACAGAACCATCGGCCAGATGA
- a CDS encoding IS256 family transposase: protein MVAEAKARGLALTGPDGLLKLFTKNVLETALNEEMTEHLGHDKNRADPGRESTNVRNGSRSKTVLSDAAGDVEIDVPRDRASTFEPQIVKKRQRRLTDVDEVVLSLYAKGMTTGEVSAHFADIYGASVSKETVSRITDKVVAEMNDWVGRPLDSVYAAVFIDAVHVKVRDGQVANRPVYAAIGVTVDGCKDVLGLWMGVGSEGAKFWMSVLVDLKNRGVRDVLFLVCDGLKGLPEVVANVWPQTIVQTCVVHLIRNTFRLVGRQDWDAVKRDIKPIYAAPNPNAALIAMDELDEKWGRKYAAMIRLWRNAWEEFVPFLDYDVEIRRVICSTNAIESLNARYRRAVRARGHFPTEQAAMKCLYLVTRSLDPTGTGRTRWTMRWKPVINAFAITFGDRWPGAETY, encoded by the coding sequence ATGGTGGCCGAGGCGAAGGCGCGCGGGCTGGCGTTGACCGGCCCGGACGGCCTGTTGAAGCTCTTTACCAAGAATGTTCTGGAAACGGCGCTGAACGAGGAGATGACCGAGCACCTCGGGCACGACAAGAACCGGGCCGACCCCGGCCGGGAATCCACCAACGTGCGGAACGGGTCCCGCTCGAAGACGGTTCTCTCGGATGCCGCGGGTGACGTGGAGATCGACGTTCCGAGAGACAGGGCCAGCACTTTCGAGCCGCAGATCGTGAAGAAGCGTCAGCGGCGCCTCACAGATGTCGACGAGGTCGTACTGTCGCTGTATGCGAAAGGGATGACGACCGGGGAGGTTTCCGCACATTTCGCTGACATCTATGGGGCGTCAGTATCGAAGGAGACGGTCTCGCGGATCACCGACAAGGTCGTCGCCGAGATGAATGACTGGGTTGGTCGGCCGTTGGATTCGGTGTACGCCGCGGTGTTCATCGACGCTGTCCACGTCAAGGTCCGGGACGGGCAGGTCGCCAACCGGCCGGTCTACGCAGCCATCGGCGTCACCGTGGACGGCTGCAAGGACGTGCTGGGGCTGTGGATGGGCGTCGGCAGTGAGGGCGCGAAGTTCTGGATGAGCGTGCTGGTCGACCTGAAGAACCGCGGCGTGCGTGACGTGCTGTTCCTGGTCTGCGACGGCCTCAAAGGACTCCCGGAGGTCGTGGCCAACGTGTGGCCGCAAACCATTGTCCAAACCTGCGTCGTGCACCTGATCCGAAACACTTTCCGGCTGGTGGGTCGACAGGACTGGGACGCGGTGAAGCGCGACATCAAACCAATCTATGCCGCGCCCAACCCGAATGCAGCACTTATCGCTATGGATGAGCTCGACGAGAAATGGGGCCGTAAGTACGCGGCGATGATCCGGCTATGGCGCAACGCGTGGGAAGAGTTCGTGCCGTTCTTGGACTACGACGTCGAGATTCGAAGGGTGATCTGCTCTACGAATGCGATCGAATCGCTTAACGCCCGCTACCGGCGCGCGGTGCGGGCGCGTGGTCATTTCCCCACTGAGCAGGCTGCGATGAAATGCTTGTATCTTGTGACTCGCAGCCTGGACCCGACCGGGACGGGCCGCACGAGGTGGACGATGCGTTGGAAGCCCGTGATCAACGCGTTCGCCATCACGTTCGGTGACCGCTGGCCGGGAGCCGAGACCTACTGA
- a CDS encoding NUDIX hydrolase, translated as MTSMPRHSVAVAGVTVREDGRILVVQRRDNGRWEAPGGVLEQDETFEQGVVREIAEETGVTVAVDHLSGVYKNMTIGVVAIVYRCHFLSGEPTTTAESQRVEWLTVDEVEDRMMPAYAVRVLDALTTEPCSRAHDGTIVHPS; from the coding sequence ATGACCAGCATGCCGCGCCACTCCGTGGCCGTAGCCGGGGTCACCGTCCGCGAAGACGGACGCATCCTCGTAGTCCAGCGTCGCGACAACGGCCGCTGGGAAGCACCGGGCGGAGTCCTCGAACAGGACGAGACCTTCGAGCAAGGCGTCGTCCGGGAGATCGCCGAAGAGACGGGTGTGACCGTCGCCGTCGACCACCTCAGCGGGGTCTACAAGAACATGACCATCGGCGTCGTCGCCATCGTCTACCGCTGCCACTTCCTCTCCGGCGAACCGACCACCACCGCCGAATCGCAGCGCGTCGAGTGGCTCACAGTCGACGAAGTCGAAGACCGCATGATGCCCGCCTACGCCGTCAGGGTTCTCGACGCGCTCACCACGGAACCCTGCTCACGGGCCCACGACGGCACGATCGTCCACCCCTCCTGA
- a CDS encoding IS5 family transposase: MRPGVVHRGGVARRRRRYPSDTSDEQWALIEPLLPAAGAGGRPEKHARRDVVDAILYVVRAGCAWRALPVDFPPWQTVYWYFNRWEQQRVTEQILPIVRRQLRADEGRDPEPSAGIIDSQSVRSADTVGRDTRGYDAGKKINGRKRFIVTDTLGLLLTTMVCSASVQDRDGAKSTLLDLYLRTRVRFVYADAGFAGRLLDWATTILHTSVEIVRKPPEQRGFAVLPRRWVVERTLAWVTAHRRLARDYERHPAVSEAMIRWAAINTITRRIARGEPARRQQKYVVTPST; the protein is encoded by the coding sequence ATGCGTCCGGGTGTGGTCCATCGTGGAGGAGTGGCTCGGCGTAGGCGGCGGTACCCCTCGGACACCAGCGATGAGCAGTGGGCGTTGATCGAGCCGCTGCTGCCAGCGGCGGGGGCGGGAGGCCGGCCGGAGAAGCACGCGCGCCGTGATGTGGTGGATGCGATCCTCTATGTCGTGCGCGCCGGGTGCGCGTGGCGTGCTCTACCAGTTGATTTCCCGCCGTGGCAGACGGTGTACTGGTACTTCAACCGGTGGGAGCAGCAGAGGGTCACCGAGCAGATCCTCCCGATCGTGCGCCGTCAGCTACGCGCTGATGAGGGCCGCGACCCCGAACCCAGCGCGGGGATCATCGACTCGCAGTCGGTGAGGAGCGCTGACACGGTCGGGCGGGACACCCGCGGCTACGACGCCGGGAAGAAGATCAACGGCCGGAAGCGGTTCATCGTGACCGACACCCTCGGCCTGCTGCTGACCACGATGGTGTGCTCGGCGTCGGTGCAGGACCGCGATGGCGCCAAGTCGACCCTGCTCGACCTCTACCTGCGCACGAGGGTGCGGTTCGTCTACGCCGACGCCGGGTTCGCCGGGCGCCTGCTGGACTGGGCGACCACGATCCTGCACACCAGCGTCGAGATCGTGCGCAAACCGCCTGAGCAGCGCGGATTCGCCGTCCTCCCGCGGCGGTGGGTGGTCGAGCGGACCCTGGCCTGGGTCACCGCGCACCGCCGCCTGGCCCGGGACTACGAACGCCACCCCGCAGTGTCCGAGGCCATGATCCGCTGGGCGGCGATCAACACCATCACCCGCCGCATCGCCCGTGGCGAACCCGCCCGACGCCAGCAGAAGTACGTAGTCACACCCTCAACATGA
- a CDS encoding FtsK/SpoIIIE domain-containing protein: protein MPRVLRVRSSSRSIDTVYVRMVRGQDVAYWQERSSVLWEALIAHRVAITRHRPGVVAIVIEWELPFTRTIPAPDIPEQVDDVDLGAVEIGDNERGEPFTAPVIGGHRLVAGASGAGKGSVLWSTLRGVGPCICDGIVRVWMVDLKGGVETEQGAPLFHRYATTMPQALELLTEFRDAMRDRQDDMRDQNIRAATPSIGTPVELLVIDEMAMLTAYGDRTSVRDALRLLAEVMTQGRASLFAVHGYLQEPSKDVVDVRELFTQRICLGVTAASHVDMVLGEGARERGALADEIPGDARHAGIGFVIDKGSRLPVRFRAAFVSDDDITELVTRCTPPPDADVIDLDTERGAA from the coding sequence GTGCCCCGCGTGCTGCGGGTGCGGTCGTCGTCGCGATCGATCGACACCGTCTACGTGCGCATGGTCCGCGGCCAGGACGTCGCCTACTGGCAGGAACGCTCCTCCGTGCTGTGGGAAGCCCTGATCGCCCACCGGGTCGCCATCACCCGCCACCGCCCCGGCGTCGTCGCGATCGTCATCGAGTGGGAGCTGCCCTTCACCCGCACCATCCCCGCACCCGACATCCCCGAGCAGGTCGACGACGTGGACCTGGGCGCGGTGGAGATCGGGGACAACGAGCGCGGCGAGCCCTTCACCGCACCCGTCATCGGCGGACACCGCCTCGTGGCCGGCGCCTCCGGAGCAGGCAAGGGCTCCGTGCTCTGGTCGACGCTGCGTGGGGTCGGTCCGTGCATCTGCGACGGCATCGTGCGGGTCTGGATGGTCGACCTCAAGGGCGGGGTGGAGACCGAGCAGGGCGCCCCGCTGTTCCACCGCTACGCCACCACCATGCCCCAAGCGCTGGAGCTGCTCACCGAGTTCCGCGACGCCATGCGCGACCGCCAAGACGACATGCGCGACCAGAACATCCGCGCCGCCACCCCCAGCATCGGGACGCCGGTGGAGCTGCTGGTGATCGATGAGATGGCGATGCTCACCGCCTACGGCGACCGCACCTCGGTCCGGGACGCCCTGCGGCTGCTCGCGGAGGTGATGACCCAGGGGCGGGCGTCGCTGTTCGCCGTCCACGGCTACCTGCAGGAGCCCTCCAAGGACGTCGTGGACGTGCGGGAGCTGTTCACCCAGCGGATCTGCCTCGGCGTCACCGCCGCCTCCCACGTCGACATGGTCCTCGGGGAAGGCGCCCGGGAGCGGGGGGCGCTGGCCGATGAGATTCCCGGCGACGCCCGCCACGCCGGGATCGGGTTCGTGATCGACAAAGGGTCCCGGCTCCCGGTCCGCTTCCGGGCGGCATTCGTCTCCGACGACGACATCACCGAACTCGTGACCCGCTGCACCCCACCGCCGGACGCGGACGTGATCGACCTCGACACCGAGCGGGGCGCCGCCTGA
- a CDS encoding replication initiator — protein sequence MTAATTAPHDHDLSHLLRSTGFQTWRREVTAIGGCAAPIHLAGSSHIYDRTTGTVLAERDGEILAPCGNRRASVCPACSDRYASDAYHLLRSGMAGGKGVPDTAAAHPRLFVTLTAPSFGPVHTRRVTARGLIVPCRCGDKHHRDDPRIGCALDPDTHDYTGAVLWQAHSGVLWNRFAIRLRRLLAHALGVRVRDFRDHARLSYAKVAEYQRRGLVHFHAVVRLDGPDGPWTAPPPGTTADALHAAIRDAAHDVSLTVDRPDGTPQTLAWGSQVDIRPITSTTAAALEDDDGEITDSALAAYVAKYATKGTGKSEATDRPIRDIAHLDHLDITAHHRRLIETAWELGGREEYEGLNLRRWAHMLGFRGHFLTKSRAYSTTFGAIRGDRRTYRLGETLAALDTPTEPGSVLVVNDWSVVHIGHRNDAEREIALGIAERRREQRTSRKEARHG from the coding sequence ATGACGGCTGCCACGACCGCTCCACACGACCACGATCTGTCCCACTTGCTGCGCTCGACCGGTTTCCAGACCTGGCGCCGGGAGGTCACCGCGATCGGCGGCTGCGCCGCCCCCATCCACCTCGCTGGTTCCTCCCACATCTACGACCGGACCACCGGCACCGTCCTCGCCGAACGCGACGGCGAGATCCTCGCCCCCTGCGGCAACCGACGAGCGTCGGTGTGCCCCGCGTGCTCGGACCGCTACGCCTCCGACGCCTACCACCTGCTCCGCTCCGGGATGGCCGGCGGCAAGGGCGTCCCGGACACGGCCGCCGCACACCCGCGGCTGTTCGTCACCCTCACCGCGCCCTCCTTCGGCCCCGTGCACACCCGCCGGGTCACCGCCCGCGGCCTGATCGTCCCCTGCCGCTGCGGGGACAAGCACCACCGCGACGACCCCCGCATCGGCTGCGCCCTCGACCCCGACACCCACGACTACACCGGCGCCGTGCTCTGGCAGGCCCACTCCGGCGTCCTCTGGAACCGCTTCGCCATCCGCCTCCGCCGCCTGCTCGCCCACGCCCTCGGCGTCCGGGTCCGCGACTTCCGCGACCACGCACGCCTGTCCTACGCCAAGGTCGCCGAGTACCAACGCCGCGGGCTCGTCCACTTCCACGCCGTCGTGCGCCTCGACGGCCCCGACGGACCCTGGACCGCACCACCGCCCGGGACCACAGCCGACGCACTCCATGCGGCCATCCGGGACGCTGCGCACGACGTGTCGCTCACGGTGGACCGGCCCGACGGCACACCGCAGACGCTGGCGTGGGGCAGCCAGGTCGACATCCGGCCCATCACCTCCACGACCGCGGCGGCGCTGGAGGACGACGACGGGGAGATCACCGACTCAGCCCTGGCCGCCTACGTGGCCAAGTACGCCACCAAGGGCACCGGCAAGTCCGAAGCCACCGACCGGCCCATCCGCGACATCGCCCACCTCGACCACCTCGACATCACCGCGCACCACCGGCGCCTGATCGAGACCGCGTGGGAGCTCGGCGGACGCGAGGAGTACGAGGGGCTGAACCTGCGCCGCTGGGCGCACATGCTCGGGTTCCGCGGCCACTTCCTCACCAAATCCCGCGCCTACTCCACGACCTTCGGCGCGATCCGCGGCGACAGGCGCACCTACCGCCTCGGCGAAACCCTCGCCGCCCTCGACACCCCCACCGAGCCCGGATCGGTGCTGGTGGTCAACGACTGGTCCGTCGTCCACATCGGCCACCGCAACGACGCGGAACGAGAGATCGCACTCGGCATCGCCGAACGACGACGCGAACAGCGCACGAGTAGGAAGGAGGCCCGTCATGGCTGA
- a CDS encoding helix-turn-helix domain-containing protein, which translates to MADSTAQYLTVPQAAEHLNTSVRFVRRLIAERRVAFFRVGRHVRFAVADLDAFVQAGRVEPVTAASVWRDLGGVA; encoded by the coding sequence ATGGCTGACTCAACCGCGCAGTACTTGACCGTCCCGCAGGCGGCCGAGCACCTGAACACGTCGGTGCGCTTCGTCCGCCGGCTCATCGCCGAACGCCGCGTCGCCTTCTTCCGGGTCGGTCGACACGTGCGCTTCGCCGTGGCCGATCTCGACGCCTTCGTCCAGGCCGGGCGGGTCGAGCCGGTGACCGCCGCGAGCGTCTGGCGTGACCTCGGCGGGGTGGCCTGA